From the genome of Bordetella sp. H567, one region includes:
- a CDS encoding cytochrome C oxidase subunit IV family protein, whose protein sequence is MSGGTLTPELRRRLLGVLAVWLALVLFAALTVGTAYIPLGAANMAINILIAAIKAVLIAVFFMHLASPYAVPRMIGIIAATMLIVMFALSGVDYYTRDGRPDVPRAGAPAISR, encoded by the coding sequence ATGAGCGGCGGTACCCTGACGCCCGAACTTCGAAGGCGGCTGCTGGGCGTACTGGCCGTGTGGCTTGCGCTGGTGCTGTTCGCCGCGCTGACCGTCGGCACGGCCTATATTCCGCTGGGCGCGGCCAACATGGCCATCAACATCCTGATCGCCGCCATCAAGGCCGTGCTGATCGCGGTGTTCTTCATGCACCTGGCCAGCCCCTATGCCGTACCCCGCATGATCGGCATCATCGCGGCGACCATGTTGATCGTCATGTTCGCGCTCAGCGGCGTGGACTACTACACCCGCGACGGCCGGCCCGACGTTCCGCGGGCGGGCGCCCCTGCCATATCGCGCTAG
- a CDS encoding fumarylacetoacetate hydrolase family protein: protein MRFVSFYRGDGRLVPGFIDDRRPGEPCVVDVTLTGNDAWAAALPADMLSWVEMDLTALAARLRECRYADAARIPLSRARLAAPLPRPGKIVGAAFNYHDALKERGMAPPASPVIFIKSGRTVIGPDEPVRLAADVGNVTYEAELAVVIGRTALRIDAAQAPAHIAGYLTLNDVSASDMVRADKAFVRGKNQPTFCPCGPWIATPDEVATPGALDVTLRLDGTVRQAGNTADLVFGIAALIAHASTQMPLDPGDIIATGTPAGVAASHQPAAWLRPGSAMIAEVQGLGALRNPIVASDS, encoded by the coding sequence ATGCGATTCGTTTCCTTCTATCGCGGCGACGGCCGCCTGGTGCCCGGCTTCATCGATGATCGCCGTCCCGGCGAACCCTGCGTGGTCGACGTCACGCTGACCGGCAACGATGCGTGGGCGGCCGCGCTGCCCGCCGATATGTTGTCCTGGGTCGAAATGGACCTGACGGCACTGGCGGCGCGATTGCGGGAATGCCGCTACGCCGACGCGGCGCGGATCCCGCTGTCCCGCGCACGGCTCGCGGCCCCGCTGCCCCGCCCCGGAAAGATCGTCGGCGCTGCGTTCAACTACCACGACGCCTTGAAGGAACGCGGCATGGCGCCGCCTGCGTCGCCCGTGATCTTCATCAAGTCGGGCCGTACCGTGATCGGGCCGGACGAACCGGTACGCCTGGCCGCCGACGTCGGCAACGTGACCTACGAGGCGGAGCTGGCCGTGGTGATCGGGCGCACCGCACTGCGCATCGACGCGGCGCAGGCGCCGGCCCACATCGCGGGCTACCTGACGCTGAACGATGTCAGCGCCAGCGATATGGTCCGCGCCGACAAGGCTTTCGTACGCGGCAAGAACCAGCCCACCTTCTGCCCCTGCGGGCCATGGATCGCCACACCCGACGAGGTCGCCACGCCCGGCGCGCTGGACGTCACGCTGCGGCTGGACGGCACCGTGCGCCAGGCCGGCAACACGGCGGACCTGGTGTTCGGCATCGCGGCGCTGATCGCGCATGCCTCCACCCAGATGCCGCTGGACCCGGGCGATATCATTGCAACCGGCACGCCGGCCGGCGTGGCCGCATCCCATCAACCCGCGGCATGGCTGCGGCCCGGTTCGGCGATGATCGCCGAAGTCCAGGGCCTGGGCGCGCTGCGCAACCCCATCGTGGCGAGCGACTCCTGA
- a CDS encoding Hsp70 family protein has product MTIPSPALACGIDFGTSNSAVGWKRPGHAPLLPLEDGKPTMPSAIFFHDEDAAVSYGRAALADYLAGYDGRLMRSMKNLLGSSLIDGHTEIRGRGVPFRALLTHFIAQLRLRAQEAAGREFTSAVFGRPAYFVDGDAAADQLAQDTLGEIAAAVGFTHVEFQYEPLAAAFDYESQISREELVLVIDIGGGTSDFSLIRLGPGRAAMPDRRADILAHGGVHIGGGDFDRQLSLHSFMPLLGLGRQLRSGKDVPSTQYFNLASWHTINFAYTNKAWEHLSYIHANAAERDKIELLLHLVKERAGHWLALQVEKAKIELSEAASTCADLGRIAGGLALDLTRADLERATAPLIDRIENTVAALLRDADVAAQGIDTVFFTGGSSRISRLRERISALLPHARSVEGDLFGSIGAGLALDAARKFG; this is encoded by the coding sequence ATGACTATCCCCTCGCCCGCGCTTGCCTGCGGGATCGATTTCGGCACTTCCAATTCCGCCGTGGGTTGGAAACGGCCCGGCCATGCTCCCCTGCTGCCGCTCGAAGACGGCAAGCCGACGATGCCGTCGGCGATTTTCTTCCATGACGAAGACGCGGCGGTCAGCTACGGACGCGCCGCGCTGGCCGACTACCTGGCCGGCTACGATGGTCGCCTGATGCGATCCATGAAAAACCTGCTGGGCAGTTCCCTGATCGACGGCCACACGGAGATCCGCGGACGCGGGGTGCCGTTCCGCGCGCTGCTGACCCACTTCATCGCACAGTTGCGGCTGCGCGCGCAGGAGGCCGCGGGCCGCGAATTCACATCGGCGGTATTCGGCCGGCCGGCCTACTTCGTGGATGGCGATGCGGCCGCCGACCAGCTCGCGCAGGACACGCTGGGCGAAATCGCCGCGGCGGTGGGATTCACCCATGTCGAATTCCAGTACGAACCCCTGGCCGCGGCGTTCGACTACGAATCCCAGATCTCCCGCGAGGAACTCGTCCTGGTCATCGACATCGGCGGCGGCACTTCCGATTTCTCGCTGATCCGCCTTGGCCCTGGCCGCGCGGCCATGCCGGACCGGCGCGCGGACATCCTGGCCCATGGCGGCGTCCATATCGGCGGCGGGGACTTCGACCGGCAATTGAGCCTGCATAGCTTCATGCCGCTGCTGGGCTTGGGCCGCCAGCTGCGCAGCGGCAAGGACGTGCCGTCCACGCAGTACTTCAACCTGGCCTCCTGGCATACGATCAACTTCGCGTACACCAACAAAGCCTGGGAGCATCTCTCCTACATTCACGCCAATGCCGCGGAGCGCGACAAGATCGAATTGCTGCTGCACCTGGTCAAGGAACGTGCGGGACACTGGCTGGCGCTGCAGGTGGAAAAGGCCAAGATAGAACTTTCCGAGGCCGCATCCACCTGCGCGGACCTTGGACGCATCGCCGGCGGCCTCGCCCTGGACCTGACACGCGCGGACCTGGAGCGCGCCACCGCCCCCTTGATCGACCGCATAGAGAATACCGTCGCCGCCCTGCTGCGCGATGCGGATGTCGCCGCGCAAGGCATCGATACCGTATTCTTCACTGGCGGTTCCAGCAGGATTTCGCGATTGCGCGAACGCATTTCCGCGCTGCTGCCCCACGCGCGCAGCGTCGAAGGCGACCTCTTCGGCAGCATTGGTGCCGGTTTGGCGCTGGATGCGGCACGCAAATTCGGCTGA
- a CDS encoding tripartite tricarboxylate transporter substrate binding protein gives MSLLSRLAGALACACAVTTATAAPDTFPGDRSIRFIIPWNAGGSNDIAARELQQIIGEQQKITVVVENAPGATGAIGLGKVAAAPPDGYVVGMGTSSTLAQIAQNLTPLRNEQFAHIARVSTDPLMLLVPKDGPANLAGFLAHMKQNPGQVSIGTPGTNNLNHIFAEMTARAAGVGYVNVPYPGGSRVIADLAGKQIQAAVLKPSESKGQIDAGYVRPIGVFGNERLQVYPDVPTFKEKGYDVYPYGPLVQMAYVVAPAGVSPQVRQRLIDIFSKAIQSDKFKTFAQQNGFLVDDMKGNALDTEVQNVQATLNSVAAKVFKH, from the coding sequence ATGTCCTTGCTATCCCGACTGGCAGGCGCCTTGGCCTGCGCCTGCGCGGTAACGACCGCCACCGCCGCGCCCGACACTTTCCCGGGCGACCGCAGCATCCGTTTCATCATCCCGTGGAACGCGGGCGGCTCGAACGACATCGCGGCGCGCGAGCTGCAACAGATCATCGGCGAGCAGCAGAAGATCACGGTGGTCGTGGAAAACGCGCCGGGCGCCACCGGCGCGATTGGCCTGGGCAAGGTGGCCGCCGCCCCGCCGGACGGCTATGTGGTCGGCATGGGAACCAGCTCGACGCTGGCGCAGATCGCGCAGAACCTGACGCCGCTGCGCAACGAGCAATTCGCCCATATCGCCCGCGTCTCCACCGACCCCTTGATGCTGCTGGTACCCAAGGACGGCCCGGCGAACCTGGCGGGATTCCTCGCGCACATGAAGCAGAACCCGGGCCAGGTATCCATCGGCACGCCGGGCACCAACAACCTGAACCACATCTTCGCGGAAATGACCGCGCGGGCCGCAGGCGTGGGCTATGTGAACGTGCCCTACCCCGGCGGCTCGCGCGTGATCGCCGACCTGGCCGGCAAGCAGATCCAGGCGGCGGTGCTCAAGCCGTCGGAAAGCAAGGGGCAGATCGACGCGGGCTATGTACGGCCGATCGGCGTGTTCGGCAACGAACGGCTGCAGGTCTACCCCGACGTGCCGACCTTCAAGGAAAAGGGCTACGACGTCTATCCCTACGGCCCGCTGGTGCAGATGGCCTATGTCGTGGCCCCGGCCGGTGTATCGCCGCAAGTGCGCCAGCGCCTGATCGACATCTTTTCCAAGGCCATCCAGAGCGACAAGTTCAAGACCTTCGCCCAGCAGAACGGCTTTCTGGTGGACGACATGAAGGGCAATGCCCTGGACACCGAAGTCCAGAACGTCCAGGCGACGCTCAACAGCGTGGCCGCCAAGGTATTCAAGCACTGA
- a CDS encoding mandelate racemase/muconate lactonizing enzyme family protein yields MSTIKKVTCHVVAAPVERPFTSSRGWLYKTRGSCIVEIETADGVVGWGECYGPAQVARAYIESQYGPRIVGRDAFDVEVIWEDLYNRIKDYGNTGMAISALSGIDIALWDVIGKVCGKPVHKLIGGAHRTEVQSYATGLYFIDMDRLIEEAVEEAGDYVAQGFQAIKMKIGLGSPKLDIQRVAAVREAVGDDIRLMVDANHCFSVPAAIRLGRELEQLDIEWFEEPISPEDLDGYVEVTRALDIAVAGGENEFTRWGFRDIVARKAMDIVQPDVCAAGGISECRKIAALALAHGVECVPHAWGSAIGLAATLHFLAALPDQPPSFRPMPPLLEFEQCENPFRDLLTVEPIEQRRGVVRIPTGPGLGIEIKRDILDRYRVA; encoded by the coding sequence ATGAGCACGATCAAGAAAGTCACCTGCCACGTCGTCGCCGCACCGGTCGAACGGCCCTTCACCTCCTCGCGCGGCTGGCTGTACAAGACGCGCGGCTCCTGCATCGTCGAGATCGAAACGGCCGACGGCGTGGTCGGTTGGGGCGAGTGCTACGGCCCGGCGCAAGTGGCGCGCGCCTATATCGAATCGCAGTACGGTCCGCGCATCGTCGGCCGCGATGCCTTCGACGTGGAGGTCATCTGGGAAGACCTGTACAACCGCATCAAGGACTACGGCAACACCGGCATGGCGATCTCGGCGCTGAGCGGCATCGATATCGCGCTGTGGGACGTCATCGGCAAGGTGTGCGGCAAGCCGGTGCACAAGCTGATCGGCGGCGCGCATCGCACCGAAGTGCAGTCCTATGCGACGGGCTTGTACTTCATCGATATGGATCGCCTGATCGAGGAAGCCGTGGAAGAGGCAGGCGACTACGTGGCCCAGGGCTTCCAGGCGATCAAGATGAAGATCGGCCTGGGATCGCCCAAGCTGGATATCCAGCGGGTGGCCGCCGTGCGCGAGGCCGTGGGCGACGACATCCGGCTGATGGTCGACGCCAATCATTGCTTCAGCGTGCCCGCCGCCATCCGTCTGGGCCGCGAACTGGAGCAACTGGATATCGAGTGGTTCGAGGAACCGATCTCGCCGGAAGACCTGGACGGCTATGTGGAAGTGACGCGCGCGCTGGATATCGCGGTGGCCGGCGGAGAGAACGAGTTCACGCGCTGGGGCTTTCGCGACATCGTGGCGCGCAAGGCCATGGACATCGTGCAGCCCGACGTGTGCGCCGCGGGCGGGATCAGCGAATGCCGCAAGATCGCCGCGCTGGCCCTGGCGCACGGCGTGGAATGCGTGCCCCATGCGTGGGGTTCGGCCATCGGGCTGGCCGCCACGCTGCATTTCCTGGCGGCCCTGCCGGACCAGCCGCCCAGCTTCCGCCCCATGCCGCCGCTGCTGGAGTTCGAGCAATGCGAGAACCCCTTCCGCGACCTGCTGACCGTCGAGCCCATCGAGCAGCGGCGCGGGGTCGTGCGCATTCCCACGGGCCCCGGCCTGGGCATCGAGATCAAGCGCGACATTCTCGACCGCTACCGCGTTGCCTGA
- a CDS encoding NAD(P)-dependent oxidoreductase codes for MNSRPIVVLTSAIHPDEHARLAEHATVRVPPDARPDTLKAAVADADGLVVRNVLPADIFDGASRLKGVVRHGVGLDMIPMEAANRHRIPVANIPGSNTASVVEYCLAAMLHLRRRLPAVDAMLRAQGWAPARAYGEGGGELAGATCGIVGVGAIGGRLAALVQAMDMRVLGLTRRPQTLPAGVQAVDKATLMRESDVIVLACPLNEQTRGLIDAPALALSKPDALLINVARGPVVDAAALLAAIREGRLGGAALDVHDVQPLPVDAEVFRHPGILLTPHLAGTTTASMRRMSQGAVDEMLRILRGEAPVNWVNKDAMAQA; via the coding sequence ATGAACTCCCGACCCATCGTGGTGCTGACCAGCGCCATCCATCCCGACGAACACGCCCGCCTGGCCGAGCATGCAACGGTGCGCGTGCCGCCGGATGCCCGCCCCGACACGCTGAAGGCCGCCGTGGCCGATGCCGACGGGTTGGTCGTACGCAACGTGCTGCCCGCCGATATTTTCGATGGAGCCTCCCGCCTGAAAGGCGTGGTGCGGCATGGCGTGGGCCTGGACATGATTCCCATGGAGGCGGCCAACCGGCATCGCATCCCGGTCGCCAACATCCCGGGATCCAACACCGCTTCGGTGGTCGAATACTGCCTGGCCGCGATGCTGCATCTGCGGCGCCGCTTGCCGGCGGTGGACGCGATGCTGCGCGCCCAGGGTTGGGCGCCGGCGCGCGCCTACGGCGAAGGCGGCGGCGAGCTGGCCGGCGCGACCTGCGGCATCGTGGGCGTGGGCGCCATCGGCGGACGGCTGGCGGCCCTGGTGCAAGCGATGGATATGCGCGTGCTGGGCTTGACCCGCCGCCCCCAGACCCTGCCGGCAGGTGTGCAGGCGGTCGACAAGGCCACCCTGATGCGCGAATCCGATGTGATCGTGCTGGCCTGCCCGCTGAACGAACAGACGCGCGGGCTTATCGACGCGCCGGCCCTCGCCCTGTCCAAACCGGACGCGCTGTTGATCAACGTGGCGCGGGGGCCCGTGGTGGACGCCGCGGCGTTGCTCGCGGCGATTCGCGAAGGCCGGCTGGGCGGCGCCGCGCTGGACGTGCACGATGTCCAACCCCTGCCGGTCGATGCCGAGGTGTTCCGGCATCCCGGCATTCTGCTGACGCCGCACCTGGCCGGTACCACCACCGCCAGCATGCGCCGCATGAGCCAGGGCGCGGTCGACGAAATGCTGCGCATTCTGCGCGGGGAAGCGCCCGTGAACTGGGTGAACAAGGACGCAATGGCCCAGGCCTGA
- a CDS encoding LysR family transcriptional regulator, whose translation MAAPLKIQQLRQFVIAARNQSFRVAALETHRSQAAITLAMRALQEEAGGQLFEDGHQARLTPLGQALLPLLTELITVHDRVQNEMRRIVRGEQGSVTLSLMPSLAEEWLPGILRRYRQAHPGVKIHAADVSSPRVAEMVESGLAELGVAGLATPNVLLRATPVARDTFGVVCRPDHRIAAAGKSVPWKALRDETLISNTTFHALQGHDLGRWLETPDLVLQNRGSLIAAVQAGLGITVLPTLARPPASHGLAFVPLTAPRVTRIIGTLRRAEQSLLPAAVHMHELMLKSLAEFARARGATSLI comes from the coding sequence ATGGCCGCGCCGCTCAAGATCCAGCAATTGCGCCAGTTCGTCATCGCCGCCCGCAACCAGAGCTTCCGCGTCGCGGCCTTGGAAACCCATCGTTCGCAGGCCGCCATCACCCTGGCCATGCGCGCCCTGCAGGAGGAAGCCGGTGGCCAATTGTTCGAGGACGGCCATCAGGCGCGCTTGACGCCCTTGGGCCAGGCGCTGCTGCCGCTGCTGACTGAACTGATCACGGTGCACGACCGGGTGCAGAACGAGATGCGCCGCATCGTTCGGGGCGAGCAGGGGTCGGTGACGCTGTCCTTGATGCCCTCGCTGGCCGAGGAATGGCTGCCCGGCATCCTGCGCCGCTATCGCCAGGCGCATCCTGGGGTCAAGATCCACGCCGCCGACGTGTCCTCGCCGCGCGTGGCGGAAATGGTGGAAAGTGGCCTGGCGGAACTGGGTGTGGCCGGCCTGGCGACACCCAACGTGCTGCTGCGCGCCACGCCGGTGGCGCGCGATACCTTCGGGGTGGTCTGCAGGCCCGATCATCGCATCGCGGCGGCGGGCAAATCGGTGCCGTGGAAAGCCTTGCGCGACGAGACGCTGATCAGCAACACCACTTTTCATGCCTTGCAGGGGCATGATCTGGGCAGGTGGCTGGAAACGCCCGATCTCGTCTTGCAGAATCGCGGCTCGCTCATCGCCGCGGTTCAGGCCGGATTGGGCATTACCGTACTGCCGACCTTGGCGCGTCCGCCGGCGTCGCACGGATTGGCCTTCGTGCCGCTGACCGCGCCGCGCGTGACGCGCATCATCGGTACGCTGCGGCGCGCTGAGCAATCGCTGCTGCCGGCCGCGGTACACATGCACGAGCTCATGCTGAAAAGCCTGGCCGAATTCGCGCGGGCGCGCGGCGCGACCAGCCTTATATAG
- a CDS encoding Bug family tripartite tricarboxylate transporter substrate binding protein translates to MKPIIRLAVAALCALPLPAWSQSSYPDHAIRMVVPFAVGGAADTVARSIAQRMGMDMGQSVIVDNRAGGNSLIGSDFVARAQPDGYTLLMQVGPPHTTLPFFTRNMPFDPVKDFTPIAVVGTAPQALVVNASLPIGNIKELIAYAKAHPGKMSYATAGIGTSQHLGGQLLNAMAGIDLMHVPYKGGAPALNDVVGGQVPVGILVLSNVLPFVKTGKLRVLGVLEAQRAKAAPDVPTLAEAGVPGFALPNTWVGLLAPAKMPPQVVARLHDEVEKAMRTPAVREQLDTAGFEVAGGSAADFDRLIRSGTSVYQGIVEKAGIRPE, encoded by the coding sequence ATGAAGCCCATCATCCGTCTTGCCGTCGCAGCCCTGTGCGCCCTGCCGCTTCCGGCCTGGAGCCAGTCCTCCTATCCGGACCACGCCATCCGCATGGTGGTTCCCTTCGCGGTCGGCGGCGCCGCCGATACGGTGGCGCGGTCCATCGCGCAGCGCATGGGCATGGACATGGGGCAAAGCGTGATCGTCGACAACCGCGCCGGCGGCAATAGCCTGATCGGCTCGGATTTCGTGGCCCGCGCGCAGCCGGACGGTTATACCCTGCTGATGCAGGTGGGACCGCCGCACACCACGCTGCCCTTCTTTACCCGCAACATGCCCTTCGATCCAGTCAAGGACTTCACCCCCATCGCCGTTGTCGGCACGGCGCCGCAGGCGCTGGTGGTCAATGCGTCCTTGCCTATCGGCAACATCAAGGAGCTGATCGCCTATGCGAAGGCGCATCCGGGAAAGATGTCCTATGCCACGGCTGGCATAGGCACGTCGCAGCATCTGGGCGGGCAGCTGCTCAACGCCATGGCGGGCATCGACCTGATGCACGTGCCCTACAAGGGCGGCGCGCCGGCACTGAACGACGTCGTGGGCGGCCAGGTGCCGGTCGGCATCCTGGTGCTGTCCAACGTCCTGCCCTTCGTCAAGACAGGCAAGCTGAGGGTGCTGGGCGTACTGGAGGCGCAACGCGCCAAGGCCGCCCCCGATGTCCCGACCTTGGCCGAAGCAGGCGTACCAGGCTTTGCGTTGCCCAATACCTGGGTCGGCCTGCTGGCCCCGGCAAAGATGCCGCCACAGGTGGTCGCGAGGCTGCACGACGAAGTCGAAAAGGCGATGCGCACGCCAGCCGTGCGCGAACAACTGGACACCGCCGGCTTCGAAGTGGCCGGCGGTTCGGCCGCGGACTTCGATCGGCTGATACGGAGCGGGACCTCGGTGTATCAAGGCATCGTGGAAAAGGCCGGCATCCGGCCGGAGTGA
- a CDS encoding mandelate racemase/muconate lactonizing enzyme family protein: MRITDLKAVPISFPVPENKSVRLGIGRSVKRDAVLVRVETDEGVVGWGEAHHGRCPGAIAKLIDTTMRELVLGMDPRDVSGVTARVLKMQFASHGMGAAAALALSGVDLALWDIRCQLTGWPLYRLLGGAARPVKAYAGGIALGWQAPESLAQEALGLVEQGYRALKLRVGDTPARDIARVRAVRAAVGEDIDILVDANTNYRIEDVRRVMPAYDECQVVWLEEPFPAHDHHAYAVAARLGRVPLAAGENHYTRYEFGPLLASGSVGYVQPDLSKVGGVTEAMRVAAMAGALKLTVNPHTSATAINMATSIHYLCAVDNPGYFEADVTALNPFRDEMMDQAPYALDQDGCVQPHDGVGIGLRIDQDFLAAHPLIEGPCYV; the protein is encoded by the coding sequence ATGCGAATCACCGATCTCAAAGCCGTCCCAATCTCCTTTCCTGTTCCGGAGAACAAATCCGTGCGCCTGGGCATCGGCCGCAGCGTCAAGCGCGACGCCGTGCTGGTGCGCGTGGAGACCGACGAAGGCGTCGTCGGCTGGGGCGAAGCCCATCACGGCCGCTGCCCTGGCGCCATCGCCAAACTGATCGATACCACCATGCGTGAACTGGTCCTGGGCATGGACCCGCGTGACGTCAGCGGCGTCACGGCGCGGGTCCTGAAGATGCAGTTCGCCAGCCACGGCATGGGCGCCGCCGCCGCGCTGGCCTTGAGCGGGGTGGACCTGGCGCTGTGGGACATCCGCTGCCAGCTCACCGGATGGCCGCTGTATCGCCTGCTGGGCGGCGCCGCGCGGCCGGTCAAGGCCTATGCGGGCGGGATCGCGCTGGGCTGGCAGGCGCCCGAAAGCCTGGCGCAGGAAGCCCTGGGCCTGGTGGAGCAAGGCTACCGCGCCCTGAAGCTGCGCGTCGGGGACACGCCGGCACGCGACATCGCGCGCGTGCGCGCCGTGCGGGCGGCGGTGGGCGAAGACATCGACATCCTGGTCGACGCGAATACGAACTATCGCATCGAGGACGTGCGCCGCGTCATGCCGGCCTACGATGAATGCCAGGTCGTCTGGCTTGAAGAGCCCTTTCCCGCCCATGATCATCACGCCTACGCGGTGGCCGCCCGGCTGGGACGCGTCCCGCTGGCCGCCGGTGAAAACCACTACACCCGCTACGAATTCGGCCCGCTGCTGGCATCGGGCAGCGTGGGATACGTGCAGCCCGACCTGTCCAAGGTGGGCGGCGTGACCGAGGCGATGCGCGTGGCCGCCATGGCCGGCGCGCTGAAACTGACGGTGAACCCGCATACGTCGGCAACCGCGATCAATATGGCGACGTCCATCCATTACCTGTGCGCGGTGGACAATCCCGGCTACTTCGAGGCGGACGTCACGGCGCTGAATCCCTTCCGGGACGAGATGATGGACCAGGCGCCGTATGCGCTGGATCAGGACGGCTGCGTACAGCCGCACGACGGCGTGGGCATCGGCCTGCGCATCGACCAGGACTTCCTGGCCGCCCATCCGTTGATCGAAGGGCCTTGCTACGTGTAA
- a CDS encoding polysaccharide deacetylase family protein, with protein MPSTPTLWPNGARTAVVLTFLVESWSEGKAPPYSPMTSPPRPGALDLTGIQWSEYGARAGAYRLMRLARDHGLPATFCVNARVAELFPAVVKQIVKSGFELAGHNYAQDQVLPGLNEREERDVIHGSLDILERVSGVRPCGWLSSTIAVTERTSSLLAEAGMLWHGDYNYLDLPCKLDTPKGRLVAIPHSDYADNRVLRASPRDFLQCYLDTFEYLHRKEPNGFINITMHGHFGGRPLISAMLDRILTQLRAFPDVWFPRHDELAHWVNRNDIRELSYADRFEL; from the coding sequence ATGCCCTCCACCCCTACGCTATGGCCCAATGGCGCCCGTACCGCCGTCGTCCTGACATTCCTGGTTGAAAGCTGGTCCGAGGGCAAGGCCCCGCCCTATTCCCCGATGACCAGCCCGCCCAGGCCCGGCGCCCTGGACTTGACGGGCATTCAATGGTCCGAATACGGCGCCCGGGCGGGCGCCTATCGGCTCATGCGCCTGGCGCGCGACCATGGCCTGCCCGCCACCTTCTGCGTCAACGCCCGCGTGGCGGAGCTGTTCCCGGCCGTGGTCAAGCAGATCGTCAAATCAGGCTTCGAACTGGCCGGCCACAACTATGCGCAGGATCAAGTGCTGCCCGGCTTGAACGAGCGGGAAGAGCGGGACGTGATCCACGGCAGCCTGGATATCCTGGAACGCGTGTCAGGCGTGCGTCCGTGCGGCTGGCTGAGCTCGACGATCGCGGTCACGGAGCGCACGTCCTCGCTGCTCGCCGAGGCCGGCATGCTGTGGCACGGCGATTACAACTATCTGGACCTGCCCTGCAAGCTGGATACGCCCAAGGGCCGCCTGGTGGCGATCCCGCACAGCGACTATGCCGACAACCGCGTGCTGCGGGCCTCGCCGCGCGATTTCCTGCAGTGCTACCTGGACACCTTCGAATACCTGCACCGCAAGGAACCGAACGGATTCATCAACATCACGATGCATGGCCACTTCGGCGGGCGTCCGCTGATCAGCGCCATGCTGGATCGGATCCTGACCCAGCTGCGCGCCTTTCCGGATGTCTGGTTCCCCCGCCATGACGAACTGGCGCACTGGGTAAACCGCAACGATATCCGCGAACTGAGCTACGCCGACCGCTTCGAACTCTAG
- a CDS encoding GntR family transcriptional regulator — MSPVKGAGAAGGSKPPPLQPIDRETLWDRAYAALREALLTGRYEPGHRILLRDVAAELGISLTPVRDAVNHLVAERILRRGTGGQGGGAVVPEVDGGQLRQLLIMRAELEGRAAYEAAAHATADDIAILRGLLADMKRLIDVEGHQGYLDVHRRFHFHIYALSGMDIIEDAIETLWLRCGPVLNLVLPEYVPYLKQMDYHAEAVEALARNDADGTARAIRCDILEAGRYIQALLQRGQA; from the coding sequence ATGTCCCCAGTGAAAGGCGCCGGCGCGGCCGGCGGCAGCAAACCGCCGCCGCTGCAGCCCATAGACCGCGAAACCCTGTGGGATCGCGCCTATGCGGCATTGCGCGAAGCCCTGTTGACGGGCCGCTACGAGCCCGGCCACCGCATCCTGCTGCGCGACGTGGCGGCGGAACTGGGCATCAGCCTGACGCCGGTGCGCGATGCGGTAAACCACCTGGTGGCCGAGCGCATTCTGCGCCGCGGCACGGGCGGCCAGGGTGGCGGCGCGGTCGTTCCCGAAGTGGATGGCGGGCAGCTACGGCAACTGCTGATCATGCGGGCTGAACTGGAAGGGCGCGCGGCGTACGAGGCGGCCGCGCATGCCACCGCGGACGACATCGCGATCCTGCGCGGCCTGCTGGCCGACATGAAGCGGCTGATCGACGTGGAAGGGCACCAGGGCTACCTGGATGTCCACCGCCGTTTCCATTTCCACATCTACGCCTTGAGCGGCATGGACATCATCGAGGACGCCATCGAGACGCTGTGGCTGCGCTGCGGTCCGGTCCTGAACCTGGTGCTGCCGGAGTACGTGCCTTACCTGAAGCAGATGGACTACCACGCCGAAGCCGTGGAGGCCCTGGCCCGCAACGACGCCGACGGCACGGCGCGCGCCATCCGTTGCGACATCCTGGAAGCGGGGCGCTATATCCAGGCGCTGCTGCAGCGCGGGCAGGCCTGA